A stretch of the Carassius carassius chromosome 6, fCarCar2.1, whole genome shotgun sequence genome encodes the following:
- the txndc11 gene encoding thioredoxin domain-containing protein 11: MLRRVRAQLRQVVDQMAKRPELCCGAILLTCALILPLTLTCSRVKSVVASPRAPLRFFPSEAPLVDLFLGQLEEVDGLLEEADVSLVFYYAPWCAHCLAARQHVQQVALRLAQQVQFVAVNCWWHQGRCRKQKSFFQYPVIHLFYRRVGPIQYRGPVRSEYLESFIQRVSAPLTYLPSVRALHTFLTQHQQAVVGYFQFNSSPQPAGYISFLLSALHALRRDQQGEVRFAVVTNQAVAGGVSLREDESVYLHRRLNSSLVFPRSQRNFTAQAICDWVFENRESVIHWIQPTGAKSYALEAELQKGPALLTFLPHNPLTANQLLTQVTDVALQYHSCSGSQESPPRCCQSVPDPWAGVSVCELCVSHCWALERSLQRVSVSSCRSVQSSYAVFGRWSVCCRPPPDSITGLQCRSNNTLRFYLLDTQLHWTLAQRLGASADQSLPFITIINLRDETHYVLDRTDTLGDFIQNFSVSYSPLHRHLVGQKPQQHTQSLIQEVTSDSFLQTVMDSQRDVLLLYYSVWCGFCSALNHVFLQLARLFQGNSALTVARVNVGQNDLPWEFMVDHVPSVLFFPRHRKQMSVKFPENMPMTVPNLLRFVLQHTGHAHSTQESGGRAEPQSLLEAELRALQQQVFSLHRARERLSQQLSILWRENRRLTLHKHTLETQNAELQEQSLQLETLYREKTRQLSDTVHRLQELADASEELLKENSLLRVLLTVLRERDGRDTERQDTDGRDTDGEDTERQDTDGRDTDGEDTERQDTDGRDTDGEDTETGHRLTGHRWRGH, from the exons ATGCTGCGGCGGGTTCGAGCTCAGCTCCGGCAGGTGGTGGATCAGATGGCGAAGAGACCCGAGCTGTGCTGCGGCGCGATCCTGCTCACCTGCGCGCTAATACTGCCCTTAACCCTCACCTGCAG tcgTGTGAAGAGTGTGGTGGCGTCTCCTCGTGCTCCGCTGCGCTTCTTCCCGTCCGAGGCTCCTCTGGTGGATCTGTTCCTGGGTCAGTTAGAGGAAGTGGATGGTCTGCTGGAGGAAGCGGATGTGTCTCTGGTGTTCTACTACGCCCCCTGGTGTGCTCACTGCCTCGCTGCACGACAGCAcgtccagcaggtggcgctgcgGCTCGCTCAGCAG GTGCAGTTTGTGGCGGTGAACTGCTGGTGGCATCAGGGCAGATGCAGGAAGCAGAAGAGCTTCTTCCAGTATCCAGTCATTCATCTGTTCTACaggag ggTCGGTCCAATCCAGTACAGGGGTCCGGTCCGGTCTGAGTATCTGGAGAGCTTCATTCAGAGAGTTAGTGCTCCGCTCACCTACCTGCCCTCCGTTAGAGCCCTGCACACCTTCCTCACACAgcaccag CAGGCTGTGGTGGGTTATTTCCAGTTTAACTCGTCTCCTCAGCCGGCCGGTTACATCTCCTTCCTGTTGTCTGCTCTGCACGCGCTCAGACGAG ATCAGCAGGGGGAGGTGCGCTTCGCTGTGGTGACCAATCAGGCGGTGGCAGGGGGCGTGTCTCTCCGGGAGGATGAAAGTGTGTATCTACACCGGCGTCTGAACAGCTCTCTG GTGTTCCCGCGGTCACAGAGGAACTTCACTGCACAGGCCATCTGTGATTGGGTGTTTGAGAACAGAGAGAGCGTCATTCACTGGATTCAGCCAACGGGAGCCAAGAGTTACGCACTGGAGGCGGAGCTACAGAAAGGCCCCGCCCTCCTGACCTTCCTCCCACACAATCCCCTCACAGCCAATCAGCTGCTGACACAG gTGACTGATGTGGCGCTGCAGTATCACTCGTGCAGCGGCTCACAGGAGTCCCCCCCGCGCTGCTGTCAGTCTGTGCCGGATCCGTGGgccggtgtgagtgtgtgtgagctgtGTGTGTCTCACTGCTGGGCTCTGGAGCGGTCTCTGCAGCGGGTCAGTGTGTCGTCCTGCAGGAGCGTCCAGAGCTCGTACGCTGTGTTCGGCCGCTGGAGTGTGTGCTGCAGGCCCCCCCCAGACTCCATCACAGGCCTGCAGTGCCGCTCCAACAACACCCTGCGCTTCTACCTGCTGGACACTCAGCTGCACTGGACACTGGCACAGAGACTCGGAGCGTCCGCTGACCAGAGCCTGCCCTTCATCACCATCATCAACCTCAGAGACGAGACACACTACGTGCTCGACCGCACCGACACACTGG gAGACTTCATCCAGAACTTCAGTGTGTCCTACAGTCCTCTACACAGACATCTGGTGGGACAGAAACCACAGCAGCACACACAGTCCCTCATACAGGAAGTGACCTCAGACAGCTTCCTGCAGACCGTCATGGACTCTCAGAGG GACGTGCTGCTGCTGTATTACTCGGTCTGGTGTGGCTTCTGCTCGGCTCTCAATCATGTGTTTCTGCAGCTGGCTCGTCTGTTCCAGGGAAACAGCGCCCTCACGGTGGCCAG AGTGAATGTCGGCCAGAATGATCTGCCCTGGGAATTTATGGTGGATCATGTGCCGTCTGTGCTGTTCTTCCCCAGACACAG GAAGCAGATGAGTGTGAAGTTTCCTGAAAACATGCCCATGACGGTTCCCAACCTGCTGCGGTTCGTTCTGCAGCACACAGGCCACGCCCACAGCACACAGGAGTCAGGTGGAAGGGCGGAGCCTCAGTCCCTGCTGGAGGCGGAGCTTCGGGCGCTGCAGCagcaggtgttttctctgcatcGAGCCAGAGAGCGTCTCTCTCAGCAGCTGTCGATCCTGTGGAGGGAGAACCGGCGGCTCACGCTGCACAAACACACGCTGGAGACCCAGAATGCCGAGCTGCAGGAGCAGAGCTTGCAGCTGGAGACACTGTACAGAGAGAAAACACGCCAGCTGAGCGACACCGTCCACAGACTGCAGGAGCTCGCAGACGCATCGGAAGAACTGCTGAAGGAGAACTCACTGCTCCGAGTGCTGCTCACcgtcctgagagagagagacggacggGACACTGAGAGACAGGACACAGACGGACGGGACACAGACGGAGAGGACACTGAGAGACAGGACACAGACGGACGGGACACAGACGGAGAGGACACTGAGAGACAGGACACAGACGGACGGGACACAGACGGAGaggacacagagacaggacacaGACTGACGGGACACAGATGGAGAGGACACTGA
- the eri2 gene encoding ERI1 exoribonuclease 2 isoform X1, which produces MSTKSLAKELGLIRKRSHSSGAPQRPSVCKQRFSFLIIIDFESTCWREKSSRGQEIIEFPAVLLNVSNGEVESEFHSYVQPQEHPVLSGFCTELTGITQDQVDSAPPLHICLSRFTRWLHALQQDRGVVFEMDSTGPAPSGHPCAFVTWSDWDLGVCLLYECKRKQLSVPEALKSWIDLRATYRLFYNRKPKGLRGALLDLGIQFTGREHSGLVDARNTALLACRMMTDGCLLTLTKSLRGALVKCRASCGSVSAERPSVLCEQQTSVCRSLVSPRTLLSSTNTPDQSRPLASLGTLAGLSDTTYDPDTADACWRDGVLLTEGEEPGSYDDVLVGAEPEETDPTGPSESTSDHHRPVRPAPSSSSRPLPHTDPYAPLSRFLGRSGASFSVYTDPPGRVSRVTSPLCGCGRRARRLTVGNGGPNHGRVFYCCPVRRQSCGAPQKGCDFFKWESAVIQKQIRAPQTCRSRPLR; this is translated from the exons ATGTCAACCAAGAGTCTGGCGAA AGAGCTTGGTCTGATCAGGAAGCGCAGTCATTCATCTGGAGCCCCTCAGCGTCCCTCCGTCTgca aGCAGCGCTTCTCTTTCCTGATCATCATTGACTTTGAGTCCACCTGCTGGAGAGAGAAGAGCAGCCGTGGTCAGGAGATCA TTGAGTTTCCGGCCGTGCTGCTGAACGTGTCGAACGGAGAAGTGGAGTCAGAGTTCCACTCGTACGTCCAGCCGCAGGAGCATCCTGTGCTGTCAGGCTTCTGCACGGAGCTCACGGGCATCACACAG GATCAGGTGGACTCCGCCCCTCCCCTCCACATCTGTCTGTCCAGATTCACTCGCTGGCTGCACGCTCTCCAGCAGGACAGGGGCGTGGTCTTTGAGATGGACAGCACAGGCCCCGCCCCCTCTGGACACCCATGTGCGTTTGTCACATGGTCAG ACTGGGATCTGGGAGTCTGTCTGCTGTACGAGTGCAAACGGAAGCAGCTGAGTGTTCCTGAAGCTCTGAAGAGCTGGATCGACCTGCGAGCCACATAcagg CTCTTCTATAACAGGAAGCCCAAAGGTCTGAGAGGAGCTCTGCTGGACCTCGGCATCCAGTTCACAGGAAGAGAGCactcag GTCTGGTGGACGCGAGGAACACTGCTCTGCTGGCCTGCAGGATGATGACTGACGGCTGTCTGCTGACCCTGACCAAGTCTCTGAGGGGG gCGCTGGTGAAGTGCAGAGCGTCGTGTGGAAGCGTCTCTGCTGAGCGTCCCTCAGTGCTGTGTGAGCAGCAGACGAGTGTGTGTCGATCGCTCGTGTCCCCGCGCACACTCCTCTCCAGCACAAACACTCCAGACCAGTCCAGACCGCTCGCCAGCCTCGGCACACTGGCCGGCCTCTCAGACACGACCTATGACCCCGACACTGCAGACGCCTGCTGGAGGGACGGAGTCCTGCTGACCGAGGGGGAGGAGCCTGGCTCTTATGATGACGTGCTCGTGGGGGCGGAGCCTGAGGAGACTGACCCCACAGGACCCAGCGAATCCACGTCCGACCACCACAGGCCAGTCAGACCAGCGCCCAGCTCCTCTTCCAGACCGCTCCCGCACACTGACCCGTACGCACCGCTCTCACGCTTCTTAGGACGCAGCGGCGCATCATTCAGCGTTTACACAGACCCGCCCGGCCGGGTGTCTCGGGTCACGTCTCCTCTGTGCGGCTGCGGCCGGAGGGCCAGGCGTCTGACGGTGGGGAACGGAGGGCCGAACCACGGACGAGTGTTTTACTGCTGCCCCGTCAGACGACAGAGCTGCGGCGCGCCACAGAAGGGCTGCGACTTCTTCAAGTGGGAGTCTGCAGTCATCCAGAAGCAGATCAGAGCACCACAGACCTGCAGATCTAGACCCCTCCGGTGA
- the eri2 gene encoding ERI1 exoribonuclease 2 isoform X2, which yields MSTKSLAKELGLIRKRSHSSGAPQRPSVCKQRFSFLIIIDFESTCWREKSSRGQEIIEFPAVLLNVSNGEVESEFHSYVQPQEHPVLSGFCTELTGITQDQVDSAPPLHICLSRFTRWLHALQQDRGVVFEMDSTGPAPSGHPCAFVTWSGLVDARNTALLACRMMTDGCLLTLTKSLRGALVKCRASCGSVSAERPSVLCEQQTSVCRSLVSPRTLLSSTNTPDQSRPLASLGTLAGLSDTTYDPDTADACWRDGVLLTEGEEPGSYDDVLVGAEPEETDPTGPSESTSDHHRPVRPAPSSSSRPLPHTDPYAPLSRFLGRSGASFSVYTDPPGRVSRVTSPLCGCGRRARRLTVGNGGPNHGRVFYCCPVRRQSCGAPQKGCDFFKWESAVIQKQIRAPQTCRSRPLR from the exons ATGTCAACCAAGAGTCTGGCGAA AGAGCTTGGTCTGATCAGGAAGCGCAGTCATTCATCTGGAGCCCCTCAGCGTCCCTCCGTCTgca aGCAGCGCTTCTCTTTCCTGATCATCATTGACTTTGAGTCCACCTGCTGGAGAGAGAAGAGCAGCCGTGGTCAGGAGATCA TTGAGTTTCCGGCCGTGCTGCTGAACGTGTCGAACGGAGAAGTGGAGTCAGAGTTCCACTCGTACGTCCAGCCGCAGGAGCATCCTGTGCTGTCAGGCTTCTGCACGGAGCTCACGGGCATCACACAG GATCAGGTGGACTCCGCCCCTCCCCTCCACATCTGTCTGTCCAGATTCACTCGCTGGCTGCACGCTCTCCAGCAGGACAGGGGCGTGGTCTTTGAGATGGACAGCACAGGCCCCGCCCCCTCTGGACACCCATGTGCGTTTGTCACATGGTCAG GTCTGGTGGACGCGAGGAACACTGCTCTGCTGGCCTGCAGGATGATGACTGACGGCTGTCTGCTGACCCTGACCAAGTCTCTGAGGGGG gCGCTGGTGAAGTGCAGAGCGTCGTGTGGAAGCGTCTCTGCTGAGCGTCCCTCAGTGCTGTGTGAGCAGCAGACGAGTGTGTGTCGATCGCTCGTGTCCCCGCGCACACTCCTCTCCAGCACAAACACTCCAGACCAGTCCAGACCGCTCGCCAGCCTCGGCACACTGGCCGGCCTCTCAGACACGACCTATGACCCCGACACTGCAGACGCCTGCTGGAGGGACGGAGTCCTGCTGACCGAGGGGGAGGAGCCTGGCTCTTATGATGACGTGCTCGTGGGGGCGGAGCCTGAGGAGACTGACCCCACAGGACCCAGCGAATCCACGTCCGACCACCACAGGCCAGTCAGACCAGCGCCCAGCTCCTCTTCCAGACCGCTCCCGCACACTGACCCGTACGCACCGCTCTCACGCTTCTTAGGACGCAGCGGCGCATCATTCAGCGTTTACACAGACCCGCCCGGCCGGGTGTCTCGGGTCACGTCTCCTCTGTGCGGCTGCGGCCGGAGGGCCAGGCGTCTGACGGTGGGGAACGGAGGGCCGAACCACGGACGAGTGTTTTACTGCTGCCCCGTCAGACGACAGAGCTGCGGCGCGCCACAGAAGGGCTGCGACTTCTTCAAGTGGGAGTCTGCAGTCATCCAGAAGCAGATCAGAGCACCACAGACCTGCAGATCTAGACCCCTCCGGTGA